From the Chitinispirillales bacterium genome, the window TCTGCTGTCTTTGGGAAGCATTAACTGCAAATAGTCTATCATAACACATCCGAGTCCGCCGTATTCTTTGGCAATTCTTCGACATTTGCTATTTACGTCGGAAACTCCGACAGCGGAATCGTTAATGAATATCTCTAAATTACTTATTCTGCCGCCCGCTTCAAAAACACGGTTATATTCTCCCCCGCTGATTCCGCCGCGTATATTTTTTAGATTTATGCCCGATTCTATAGACAAAAATCTATGAACCACTTGTTCTGACGGCATTTCAAGAGAAAAAATCACTATGGGTTTAACATTTTTGATTTCTTTCTTTTCAAATTTTTCCATTTCGGCTTTTGCCATATTGAGCGCCATTGAAATTCCAAAAGCGGTTTTTCCCATTCCAGGTCTTCCTCCGGCTACAATAAAATCGCCTTCATGAAATCCGGTCGTTGTTTTGTCAAGTTCTTCAAAACCAGTTCTTACGCCGGTTACCCCATCCGAACTCGTATTTACCTTAAAATTATCATAAACTTTTTTCATGATTTTTTTCAAAAGGATAGGAGCGTTTTTCTCGCTTTCGCCTTTTGCTATATCAAAAATTTTCTGCTCTGCATCTAAAAGCGTTTTTTTTGCATCTGCGCCGATTTCATAACAAGCGTCGGATATTTGCGTAACAGTACGAATAAGCGTACGCAAAATCCATTTATCTTTAACCGCGTCGGAATACTCAAAAACGTTACTTACCGTCGCTGCCGTCGTAAGAAGTTCCGACAAATACGCTTCTCCGCCGGAATGCTCATATTTTCCCATTTCT encodes:
- the dnaB gene encoding replicative DNA helicase, coding for MAENKHNGILNDLVRVLQRAAVTEIRQGSVLNDVRMLPQSIELEKCILASALQDEEVHNDVMEDIKEEYFYDERNKIIFEALKKLQENHKALDHGLLVEQLKEMGKYEHSGGEAYLSELLTTAATVSNVFEYSDAVKDKWILRTLIRTVTQISDACYEIGADAKKTLLDAEQKIFDIAKGESEKNAPILLKKIMKKVYDNFKVNTSSDGVTGVRTGFEELDKTTTGFHEGDFIVAGGRPGMGKTAFGISMALNMAKAEMEKFEKKEIKNVKPIVIFSLEMPSEQVVHRFLSIESGINLKNIRGGISGGEYNRVFEAGGRISNLEIFINDSAVGVSDVNSKCRRIAKEYGGLGCVMIDYLQLMLPKDSRNYNREQEVALISRSLKYLAKELSVPIVALAQVNRDVEKHKSIWKSGDGGDDFGSKPNLSDLRESGAIEQDADMVLFIHRPSYYFDKVNEKDMNDDQRKKYKSIKNKAEIIIAKQRNGPTGTINLGYIPECAKFDNFITKDDFSQEREDVF